The region GCCGGACGAGGTCTTGCGTGCCCTGCCACCACTGCCCGGTGTCGGTCACCGAGAACACCACCTGTATGCGGGGATCGTTGCGCAGCAGCGGAACCACGTCCGCGATCAACCGGATCCCGGCCGCCGGGTGCGGCACCATGACCAGCACGGTCCGGCGGACCGGGACGGTGACCCGCCGGTCGGCGTCCGGCCCGATCGGTCCCCGGATCCAGTGCCCGCTCACGCCGCCGCCTCGATCGCGGACCCGCTGCCCGACGGCTCGCCCGACGAGCAGTCGTACACCGGCACCCCGAGGTCCGGCAGGTCGCGGAAGACCCGGTGCGGCGTCATCAGGACCACCAGGTCGGCCTCGCGGACGTCGCGGAAGTCCCTGCCCTTCAACAAGGTCCCGTCGGACAACAGCAACTCCGGCACGTACGGGTCGTGGTACTCGACGGCTGCCTCCCGGCGCAGCTCCTCCAGCACGGCGACCGAGGCGGACTGCCGTACGTTCGGGGTGTCCGGCTTGTAGGTGACCCCGAGCACGAGGATCCGCGCCCCGCGCAACGACCTCCCGACAGTGTGCAACGCCTCGCGCAGTCGGTGCACGGTGTGCGCGGGCATCGCCTCGTTCACCGCGAGCGCCGCGTCCACCAGAGGGCTCAGCATCCCCTTCCGCCGCGCCGCCGCCGCGAAGAACCGCGCCGACACCGGCACGCAGTCCCCGCCCGCGCCCGCGCTGGGCTGGTGTCGGAGGAAGCCGAACGGCTTGGTGCCCGCCGCCCGCAACACCTCGGCCACGTCGACGCCGTAGGCCCGGCACACCGCGCCGAGTTCGTTCACCAGCGAGATGTTGACCAGCCGGAACGTGTTCTCGAAGATCTTGGTCACCTCGGCGGCGCAGGTCG is a window of Saccharothrix espanaensis DSM 44229 DNA encoding:
- a CDS encoding nucleotide sugar dehydrogenase, which translates into the protein MDAVDVVVVGLGFTGLPTAVAAARAGLRVVGVDSSPGRVREVVAVRRGCGLGTVSEDALRAVLTDGRLVVRDAAAGTPAAGVHVLCLPTPDGRRGGADLGPLTTACRAVGRVLRRGDLVLVQSTCPPGTVAQSLVPALENSAGLRAGVDFHVACAPMRIDPGNGSHTFASLPRVVGGHTARCAQRAVRFLSAMTDEVAEVATTCAAEVTKIFENTFRLVNISLVNELGAVCRAYGVDVAEVLRAAGTKPFGFLRHQPSAGAGGDCVPVSARFFAAAARRKGMLSPLVDAALAVNEAMPAHTVHRLREALHTVGRSLRGARILVLGVTYKPDTPNVRQSASVAVLEELRREAAVEYHDPYVPELLLSDGTLLKGRDFRDVREADLVVLMTPHRVFRDLPDLGVPVYDCSSGEPSGSGSAIEAAA